The Streptomyces sp. NBC_01197 genome window below encodes:
- the galE gene encoding UDP-glucose 4-epimerase GalE codes for MTKILITGGAGFIGSTVASALIDQGITPVILDDLSKGRREFVHGRVFYQGDIADQALLDQVFAEHPDIVATLHCAAKIVVPESVERPLHYYRENVAKTVDLLESLQRNGCERVVFSSSASIYVPTADARVDETSPVAGACPYARTKQMMEQVLQDWTVAAPVRVIALRYFNPIGADPQLRTGLQDPNPTHALGKLIEAYAEGTPFTITGVDWGTRDGSGIRDYIHVWDLALAHVAALTRFDEVVKPGADDRYQVINVGTGQGTTVRELVTAFEEAVGETLDVREAGPRPGDVIGCYTTGDRAGELLDWSARKTTTEGVRDALAWRAKWSAQMTGQSSS; via the coding sequence ATGACCAAGATTCTGATCACCGGCGGTGCCGGATTCATCGGTAGTACCGTCGCTTCCGCGCTCATCGATCAGGGGATCACTCCGGTCATCCTCGATGATCTCTCCAAGGGCCGGCGTGAGTTCGTCCACGGCCGTGTCTTCTACCAGGGGGATATCGCCGACCAGGCCCTGCTGGACCAGGTGTTCGCCGAGCACCCCGACATCGTGGCGACCCTGCACTGCGCCGCAAAGATCGTCGTTCCCGAGTCCGTCGAGCGGCCGCTGCACTACTACCGGGAGAACGTCGCCAAGACCGTCGACCTTCTCGAATCCCTCCAGCGCAACGGCTGCGAGCGCGTCGTCTTCAGCAGTTCCGCCTCCATCTACGTACCCACCGCCGACGCCCGGGTGGACGAGACCTCCCCGGTGGCCGGGGCGTGCCCCTACGCCCGTACCAAGCAGATGATGGAGCAGGTTCTCCAGGACTGGACCGTGGCGGCCCCCGTCCGCGTCATCGCGTTGCGGTACTTCAACCCGATCGGGGCCGACCCCCAGTTGCGTACGGGGTTGCAGGACCCGAATCCGACCCACGCTCTGGGCAAGCTCATCGAGGCGTACGCCGAGGGAACGCCCTTCACAATCACCGGAGTTGACTGGGGCACCCGGGACGGCAGCGGTATCCGCGACTACATCCATGTCTGGGATCTGGCCCTTGCGCACGTTGCCGCTCTCACGCGCTTCGACGAGGTGGTCAAACCCGGCGCCGACGACCGGTACCAGGTCATCAATGTCGGTACCGGACAGGGCACCACCGTGCGCGAACTCGTCACGGCCTTCGAGGAGGCGGTCGGGGAGACCCTCGACGTTCGTGAGGCCGGACCGCGTCCCGGTGATGTGATCGGCTGCTACACCACCGGCGACCGTGCGGGCGAACTACTGGACTGGAGCGCCCGGAAGACCACGACGGAAGGCGTACGCGACGCACTGGCCTGGCGTGCGAAGTGGAGCGCCCAGATGACCGGTCAGTCGTCCAGCTGA
- a CDS encoding BTAD domain-containing putative transcriptional regulator: MARNTPGSTGPTNRTPQPLPRQRTAGDFAKAFFAFLALAGLLLAVPLALSTQGWPLPHGMPSFDMVQQQITVDTFVNILICVVWLAWAQFAACVLVEIKAAVSGVGMPSRIPGAGPSQMLARQLIAALLLVSATAASFAPGIAQFGQSLESTHKPTVAAAQQAPGVGVAQQAQAAVASQADAQSHAEQANARAGTEGATKFYRISPPEGRHHDSLWEIAQRHLGDGRRYKEIYQLNKDRMQPDGTKLSEASLIRPGWIMEMPADAHGGEVVEMPDQAPSISEQVRHQIDDYAKSGNHQEQPAQQHQGGSRGDSPTAQISVPEQRLPNAPSTGSGAGSGAVAEAPSQGSDSGIGLSAALIGAPLLAAGILGALGRRRRMALWQSAMTAVAGRRGMEPPVPTGDEADVHDALLVGADPDAVRFLDLALRGLSTSLGGESRPLPVVYAAWLTDDDLHLQLAQPSGTPPAPWEQGQDQTFWRLERSTVAAYEGIDPESAAAPYPGLVSLGTRDDARLLLNLEAVPGLVALTGADPDRAAVLSSVAAELATNGWSDRMTVTVVGFGAELSPLAPTRLRHLGSVDELIETLGAEIGQRRSALGAAGHDSVLTGRTGPAQQTRWAPHLVLVADEPTADEATALAELTADSGRLGIGCLIGAGSAGQLPGATWDLEITGEGRLLAPLLGLELDAQLLPQAQHEAVVRLFADATPEGDGPEPARPFLVDITEQGRPAVYARLVGPYEIIGLDTPDSERSALLHEALALLLLHREGVHPRVLASAMWPRGVTPEVCDALIERLRLWLGTDEDGSARLRTDSTGRLTLAPSVVSDLDVLRSLHHEATEGRGARRASVRERLLTDALGLVRGPLLADRTEGRYTWLAHEIIDTQLPLLVADVALALSAHHLEQEQPEKAIAALRAAVSGSSADERLWNEMLRATHATGDEARVRELAADLAVRSGDRGLPPRTEALLDELLPGWRGGVAAAG; the protein is encoded by the coding sequence ATGGCGCGCAATACTCCCGGTTCGACGGGCCCGACCAACCGGACGCCTCAGCCTCTGCCCCGGCAACGGACCGCGGGTGACTTCGCCAAGGCGTTCTTCGCGTTTCTCGCGCTCGCGGGGCTGCTGCTCGCCGTGCCGCTCGCCCTGTCCACGCAGGGCTGGCCGCTGCCGCACGGTATGCCGTCCTTCGACATGGTGCAGCAGCAGATCACCGTCGACACGTTCGTGAACATCCTGATCTGCGTTGTCTGGCTGGCCTGGGCGCAGTTCGCCGCGTGCGTCCTCGTGGAGATCAAGGCCGCGGTCTCCGGAGTCGGAATGCCCTCGCGCATTCCCGGCGCGGGGCCGAGCCAGATGCTGGCCCGGCAGCTGATCGCCGCGCTGCTCCTGGTCAGCGCCACCGCCGCGAGCTTCGCGCCTGGGATCGCGCAGTTCGGGCAGTCCCTGGAGTCGACGCACAAGCCGACGGTCGCCGCCGCGCAGCAGGCCCCGGGGGTCGGTGTCGCGCAGCAGGCGCAGGCCGCCGTGGCCTCGCAGGCCGACGCCCAGTCACACGCCGAGCAGGCGAACGCGAGGGCCGGGACCGAGGGCGCGACGAAGTTCTACCGGATCAGCCCGCCCGAGGGGCGCCACCACGACTCGCTGTGGGAGATAGCCCAGCGCCACCTGGGCGACGGCCGCAGGTACAAGGAGATCTACCAGCTCAACAAGGACCGGATGCAGCCGGACGGCACGAAGCTGTCCGAGGCGAGTCTGATCCGGCCCGGCTGGATCATGGAGATGCCGGCCGACGCCCACGGCGGCGAGGTCGTGGAGATGCCCGACCAGGCGCCGAGCATCTCCGAGCAGGTGCGCCACCAGATCGACGACTACGCCAAGTCCGGGAACCACCAGGAGCAGCCCGCCCAGCAGCACCAGGGCGGCAGCCGTGGTGACAGCCCGACGGCGCAGATCTCCGTACCGGAACAGCGCCTTCCGAACGCGCCGTCCACCGGCTCCGGTGCCGGATCGGGCGCGGTCGCCGAGGCCCCTTCGCAGGGCTCCGACTCCGGGATCGGCCTCTCCGCCGCCCTCATCGGCGCCCCGCTGCTCGCTGCCGGCATCCTCGGCGCGCTGGGCCGCCGCCGCCGGATGGCGCTGTGGCAGTCGGCGATGACGGCAGTGGCCGGCCGACGCGGGATGGAGCCGCCGGTCCCTACCGGCGACGAGGCCGATGTGCACGACGCGCTGCTGGTCGGGGCCGACCCCGACGCCGTCCGCTTCCTCGACCTGGCGCTGCGCGGCCTCTCCACCTCGCTCGGCGGGGAGAGCCGCCCGCTGCCCGTCGTGTACGCGGCCTGGCTCACCGACGACGACCTGCACCTCCAGCTCGCCCAGCCGTCCGGGACACCGCCGGCGCCGTGGGAGCAGGGCCAGGACCAGACGTTCTGGCGGCTTGAGCGGTCGACCGTCGCGGCGTACGAGGGGATCGACCCGGAGAGCGCGGCCGCCCCGTACCCGGGGCTCGTCAGCCTCGGCACCCGCGACGACGCGCGGCTGCTGCTGAACCTGGAGGCCGTGCCCGGTCTCGTCGCGCTCACCGGGGCCGACCCCGACCGCGCCGCCGTCCTCTCGTCCGTCGCCGCCGAACTGGCCACCAACGGCTGGTCGGACCGGATGACCGTCACGGTCGTGGGATTCGGCGCGGAGCTCAGCCCGCTGGCCCCGACGCGGCTGCGCCACCTCGGCTCCGTCGACGAACTCATCGAGACGCTCGGCGCGGAGATCGGGCAGCGCCGCAGCGCGCTCGGCGCTGCCGGTCACGACTCGGTCCTCACCGGGCGTACCGGCCCGGCCCAGCAGACCCGATGGGCCCCGCACCTGGTGCTCGTCGCGGACGAACCCACCGCCGACGAGGCCACCGCGCTCGCCGAACTCACCGCCGACTCGGGGCGGCTGGGCATCGGCTGCCTGATCGGCGCCGGTTCGGCCGGGCAACTGCCGGGCGCCACCTGGGACTTGGAGATCACCGGCGAGGGCAGGCTGCTCGCACCGCTGCTCGGTCTCGAACTCGACGCCCAGCTGCTGCCGCAGGCCCAGCACGAAGCGGTCGTACGGCTCTTCGCCGACGCCACTCCGGAAGGCGACGGGCCAGAACCGGCCCGCCCGTTCCTGGTCGACATCACCGAACAGGGCCGCCCCGCGGTGTACGCGCGGCTGGTCGGCCCGTACGAGATCATCGGCCTCGACACCCCCGACAGCGAACGCAGCGCCCTGCTGCACGAGGCGCTCGCGCTGCTCCTGCTGCACCGCGAGGGCGTCCACCCGCGGGTACTCGCCTCGGCCATGTGGCCGCGCGGAGTCACCCCGGAGGTGTGCGACGCGCTCATCGAGCGGCTGCGGCTGTGGCTCGGCACCGACGAGGACGGCTCGGCCCGGCTCCGTACGGACAGCACCGGGCGGCTCACGCTCGCCCCGTCCGTGGTCTCCGACCTGGACGTGCTCCGTTCGCTCCACCACGAGGCGACCGAGGGCCGGGGCGCGCGGCGCGCCTCGGTGCGGGAGCGGCTGCTCACGGACGCGCTCGGGCTGGTGCGCGGTCCGCTGCTCGCCGACCGTACGGAGGGCCGCTACACCTGGCTGGCCCACGAGATCATCGACACGCAGCTGCCGCTGCTTGTGGCGGATGTGGCGCTGGCCCTGTCGGCGCACCACCTGGAGCAGGAGCAGCCGGAGAAGGCGATCGCCGCGCTGCGGGCCGCCGTCTCCGGATCCTCGGCGGACGAGCGGCTGTGGAACGAGATGCTGCGCGCGACCCACGCGACGGGCGACGAGGCGCGGGTGCGGGAACTCGCGGCGGACCTGGCCGTCCGGAGCGGGGACCGGGGGCTGCCGCCGCGCACGGAAGCGTTGCTGGACGAGCTGCTTCCGGGGTGGCGTGGGGGAGTTGCGGCTGCGGGGTGA
- a CDS encoding helix-turn-helix domain-containing protein: MSSSSAPASAGPDAGPSGVVHINSRHTACFTVVGNHLAQHRGLSLVAIALAVHIQSLPAGARIGVKVLADRFPESEARVAAALRELEAHGYLRRTRERLPNGRVVTRTVSYNQPGNQPGADVSPGHVPPTSARAAQRKAPLPSLSRTLSAPSRPVPAPTAHASATHAPRSCLVTESRVSVTPRPQPPQPSPSSPRPALPQPLVPDAERHRVAVELLSGLRRAEPTLLLAETDITRLAPAVAAWLERDAHPDAVRAVLTTNLPEPLRRPGALLAHRLAALVPPRLPALRGREGARRPAPLQNCDICDRAFRSPEPGRCRGCRDCRTGRRGPDGGGEPGGESRA; this comes from the coding sequence ATGTCCTCCAGTTCTGCGCCCGCCAGCGCCGGGCCCGACGCCGGGCCCTCCGGAGTCGTGCACATCAACTCCCGGCACACCGCCTGCTTCACGGTCGTCGGCAACCACCTCGCCCAGCACCGCGGGCTGTCCCTCGTCGCGATCGCGCTGGCCGTTCACATCCAGTCCCTGCCCGCCGGAGCCAGGATCGGCGTCAAGGTGCTCGCCGACCGTTTCCCGGAGAGCGAGGCCCGCGTGGCCGCCGCACTGCGCGAGCTGGAGGCTCACGGCTACTTGCGCCGTACCCGGGAACGCCTCCCGAACGGCCGGGTCGTCACCCGCACCGTCTCGTACAACCAGCCGGGCAACCAGCCGGGCGCCGACGTGAGCCCCGGGCATGTCCCGCCGACCTCCGCACGCGCGGCGCAGCGCAAGGCGCCGTTGCCGTCACTATCCCGTACGTTGTCCGCGCCCAGCCGCCCGGTCCCCGCCCCTACTGCGCACGCCTCCGCCACGCACGCCCCCCGCTCCTGCCTGGTTACGGAGTCCCGTGTCTCCGTAACCCCCCGACCCCAGCCACCGCAGCCGTCCCCGTCATCCCCACGCCCTGCGCTTCCACAGCCGCTGGTCCCTGACGCGGAACGCCACCGCGTGGCCGTCGAGTTGCTCTCCGGCCTGCGCCGGGCCGAACCAACGCTGCTCCTGGCCGAGACCGACATCACGCGGCTCGCTCCCGCCGTCGCCGCCTGGCTCGAACGCGATGCGCATCCCGACGCCGTACGGGCCGTCCTCACCACCAATCTGCCGGAGCCTCTGAGACGGCCCGGGGCCCTCCTCGCCCACCGGCTCGCCGCCCTGGTGCCGCCCCGGCTGCCTGCTCTCCGTGGCCGAGAAGGGGCCAGGCGGCCGGCTCCGCTGCAGAACTGCGATATCTGCGACCGCGCATTCCGGTCACCCGAGCCCGGCCGCTGCCGTGGGTGCCGCGACTGTCGGACCGGGCGGCGCGGACCGGACGGCGGCGGTGAGCCTGGGGGAGAATCCCGCGCATGA
- a CDS encoding DUF397 domain-containing protein: MTRKTSAGDGSALEWIKSSYSSNDGPECVEIAAATSIIHVRDSKNIPGPQLGFTPDAWTDFVTYASRN; this comes from the coding sequence ATGACCCGCAAGACGTCAGCCGGAGACGGCTCCGCGCTGGAGTGGATCAAGAGCAGCTACAGCAGCAACGACGGCCCCGAATGCGTCGAGATCGCAGCGGCGACGAGCATCATTCACGTCCGCGACTCGAAGAACATCCCGGGCCCGCAGCTCGGCTTCACGCCGGACGCATGGACGGACTTCGTGACGTACGCGTCCAGGAACTGA
- a CDS encoding helix-turn-helix domain-containing protein, translating into MPGDDGREYTTDGADDADRDVDLEDDSGAVIAAVGRQIRLWREAAGLRAAELGAAIGYGENQVYKVEAGKRIPKPEFLDRADDVLGAGGKLAEMKKDVADARYPKKVRDLAKLEREAVELGAYGNHNMHGLLQTEEYARALFEMRRPSFGRDEINRHVAGRMGRQEIFERQPVTMLTFVQEEVTIRRPLGGRMVARRQLEHLLEIGQLRNVEIQVMPTEREDHAGMGGQLQLLKFDDGTAVGHWEGQLSSRLISDPKEVRIIELRYGIIRAQALTPRESLAFIEKALGET; encoded by the coding sequence ATGCCGGGCGATGACGGCAGGGAGTACACGACGGACGGCGCGGACGACGCGGACCGGGATGTCGACCTGGAGGACGACTCGGGGGCGGTGATCGCGGCGGTGGGCAGGCAGATCCGCCTGTGGCGTGAGGCGGCGGGACTACGGGCGGCAGAGCTGGGCGCGGCGATCGGGTACGGCGAGAACCAGGTCTACAAGGTCGAGGCCGGAAAACGCATCCCGAAGCCGGAGTTCCTCGACCGGGCGGACGACGTGCTGGGCGCGGGCGGGAAGCTCGCCGAGATGAAGAAGGACGTGGCGGACGCCAGGTACCCGAAGAAGGTCCGGGACCTGGCCAAGCTGGAGAGAGAAGCGGTCGAGCTGGGGGCGTACGGCAACCACAACATGCATGGTCTGCTGCAGACCGAGGAGTACGCACGGGCGCTCTTCGAGATGAGGCGGCCCTCGTTCGGGCGGGACGAGATCAACCGACACGTGGCAGGACGAATGGGCCGCCAGGAGATCTTCGAACGGCAACCGGTGACGATGCTGACCTTCGTCCAGGAAGAAGTCACGATCAGGCGCCCGCTCGGGGGCAGAATGGTGGCGCGGCGGCAGCTCGAACATCTCTTGGAGATCGGCCAGTTGCGGAACGTCGAGATCCAGGTGATGCCGACGGAGCGCGAGGACCATGCCGGAATGGGTGGCCAGCTCCAACTGCTGAAGTTCGACGACGGAACGGCGGTGGGACACTGGGAAGGCCAGTTGTCCAGCCGCCTGATCTCCGACCCCAAGGAGGTCCGGATCATCGAGCTGCGGTACGGAATCATCCGGGCTCAGGCTCTCACCCCACGGGAGTCTCTGGCCTTCATCGAGAAAGCGCTGGGAGAGACATGA
- a CDS encoding YciI family protein, producing MKYALVIFETDASRAQIQADRAAYRKAYETWIGETAAAGKLVGGDALETEHQRPVTVRKAADGSPTVTEGPVHGGGETLGGWFVLEVADHAEAVELARSFPTPEALEIRPLLESA from the coding sequence ATGAAATACGCACTCGTGATCTTCGAGACGGATGCGTCACGCGCACAGATCCAGGCCGACCGAGCCGCCTACCGGAAGGCGTACGAGACCTGGATCGGCGAGACCGCAGCCGCGGGAAAGCTGGTCGGCGGCGATGCGCTGGAGACCGAGCACCAGCGCCCCGTCACCGTACGCAAAGCAGCGGACGGGTCCCCGACCGTGACCGAGGGACCCGTGCACGGTGGCGGGGAGACCCTCGGCGGCTGGTTCGTACTGGAGGTGGCCGACCACGCCGAAGCGGTCGAACTCGCCCGCAGCTTCCCCACCCCGGAGGCACTGGAAATCCGCCCGCTCCTCGAATCCGCCTGA
- a CDS encoding ATP-binding protein has product MNHKLDLPQHPDPGRTLTVLLSPTRRGARLARLLTTAHLGHWGLPSESAAHIVAELAANAVTHGRVQGRDFQLGLAVHGRALLRIEVSDARGERLPPGPGAQVVPGGHVEWGRGLLIVETLADRWGVTPGPVPRKTVWAELDLVQ; this is encoded by the coding sequence GTGAACCACAAACTCGATCTGCCTCAACACCCCGATCCCGGCCGTACGTTGACCGTTCTGCTTTCCCCTACCCGGCGGGGTGCGCGGCTGGCCCGGCTGCTCACCACCGCGCATCTGGGGCACTGGGGGCTGCCGTCCGAGTCGGCCGCGCACATCGTCGCGGAACTGGCTGCCAATGCCGTGACCCACGGTCGTGTGCAGGGCCGGGACTTCCAGCTGGGACTCGCGGTGCACGGGCGAGCGCTGCTGCGGATCGAGGTGAGTGATGCACGGGGTGAGCGGCTTCCGCCGGGACCCGGTGCCCAGGTCGTTCCCGGTGGTCACGTGGAGTGGGGGCGGGGTCTGCTGATCGTTGAGACGCTCGCGGATCGCTGGGGGGTTACGCCCGGTCCTGTCCCGCGCAAGACGGTCTGGGCCGAACTCGATCTCGTACAGTGA